In one Brassica oleracea var. oleracea cultivar TO1000 chromosome C9, BOL, whole genome shotgun sequence genomic region, the following are encoded:
- the LOC106317424 gene encoding putative inactive serine/threonine-protein kinase At5g11400: MGNVLKPLMEDPLSFAYEPLLSSPMDKENEDLRVFSVTELKKATSNFRKDRVVHEEDGSVRTFYKGSIDDTSSRTKKRISVFVMECLQDSLEAIEAWKEEVKSLGEHSHPNIVTFLGYCCEDKKSLLVFEYLHQGTLDHHINGKKEVLSWETRVKIAIGIAKGVAFLHSFYNSSLYFELRMHNIMLDEEYNAKLFYLATNKKCLENCLTIYGHRYMPHECLVSGGFKMDTDVFAFGVILLELFTCSKDEDLLAHLLALRNGAKKLKKNKSLDVRETRPFLFTEIIDPRLEDDYPVNAAMQMGTLIQRCTKCWPTRPSMQQVLDVLNDIAEIN, from the exons ATGGGAAATGTTCTAAAGCCTCTCATGGAAGATCCTCTTTCATTTGCTTACGAGCCTCTCCTCAGCTCACCAA TGGATAAAGAAAACGAGGATCTGAGAGTCTTCAGCGTCACGGAACTGAAGAAAGCAACGAGCAACTTCAGAAAAGACAGGGTCGTACATGAAGAGGATGGCTCTGTTCGAACATTCTACAAGGGCTCCATCGATGACACCTCATCAAGAACTAAAAAAAGAATCTCTGTTTTTGTCATGGAATGTCTTCAAGATAGTTTAGAGGCTATAGAAGCGTGGAAG GAAGAGGTGAAGTCTCTAGGAGAACATTCTCATCCAAACATAGTAACATTTTTGGGTTACTGTTGTGAAGATAAAAAATCACTATTGGTATTCGAATACTTGCACCAAGGAACTTTGGATCATCACATTAACGGAA AGAAAGAGGTCTTGTCATGGGAAACACGGGTTAAGATAGCCATTGGAATAGCTAAAGGTGTTGCATTTCTCCACTCATTCTATAACTCATCGCTATATTTTGAACTCAGAATGCATAACATTATGCTTGATGAG GAATACAATGCAAAACTGTTTTACCTTGCAACAAACAAAAAATGTCTGGAAAATTGCTTGACTATTTATGGACATAGATACATGCCTCATGAATGTCTGGTGTCAG GTGGTTTTAAAATGGATACCGATGTTTTCGCATTTGGTGTGATTTTGCTTGAGCTTTTTACTTGTTCGAAAGATGAGGACTTGCTTGCGCATTTACTTGCTTTGAGAAATGGAGCAAAAAAGTTGAAGAAGAATAAAAGCTTAGATGTTAGGGAGACTAGACCGTTCTTGTTTACGGAAATAATTGATCCACGACTTGAGGATGATTATCCTGTGAATGCGGCAATGCAGATGGGCACACTCATCCAAAGATGTACCAAGTGCTGGCCTACACGACCGTCCATGCAACAAGTTTTAGATGTTCTGAATGATATTGCAGAGATTAACTAG
- the LOC106316989 gene encoding putative inactive serine/threonine-protein kinase At5g11400 yields the protein MGNVLKPLIEDPLKVFSVTELKKATKNFKKDRVVKGEDGSVRTFYKGSIDDTTSRTKTRISVSVMECVQDSLEAIEAWKEEVKSLGKHSHPNLVKFLGYCCEDKKSLLVFECLHKGTLDHYIHGKNEVLSWATRVKIAIGIAQGVAFLHSINNSSLYFELRMHNIMLDEEYNAKLFYLETDLKCLENELTVVSGIEYMSPEWLWTGRFEMDSDVFTFVMQMGTLIQRCTEDRHTRPSMQQVLDVLDHIAEIH from the exons ATGGGAAATGTTCTAAAGCCTCTCATAGAAGATCCTCTCAAAGTCTTCAGCGTCACAGAATTGAAAAAAGCAACGAAGAACTTCAAAAAAGACAGGGTCGTAAAGGGCGAGGATGGCTCAGTTCGAACATTCTACAAGGGCTCCATTGATGACACCACATCAAGAACTAAAACTAGAATCTCTGTTTCTGTCATGGAATGTGTTCAAGATAGTTTAGAGGCTATAGAAGCGTGGAAG GAAGAGGTGAAGTCTCTAGGAAAACATTCTCATCCAAACTTGGTCAAATTTTTGGGTTACTGTTGTGAAGATAAAAAATCACTATTGGTGTTTGAATGCTTGCACAAAGGAACTTTGGATCATTACATTCACGGAA AAAATGAGGTCTTGTCATGGGCAACACGGGTTAAGATAGCCATTGGGATAGCACAGGGTGTTGCTTTTCTCCACTCAATCAACAACTCCTCGCTATATTTCGAACTCAGAATGCATAACATTATGCTTGACGAG GAATACAATGCAAAACTGTTTTACCTTGAAACAGACCTAAAATGTCTGGAAAATGAATTGACAGTTGTTAGCGGAATTGAATACATGTCTCCCGAATGGCTATGGACAG GCCGTTTTGAAATGGATTCCGATGTTTTCACATTTG TGATGCAGATGGGCACACTCATCCAAAGATGCACCGAGGACAGGCATACACGACCGTCCATGCAACAAGTTTTGGATGTTCTGGATCATATTGCGGAGATTCATTAG
- the LOC106319384 gene encoding putative inactive serine/threonine-protein kinase At5g11400, whose protein sequence is MKTTKSTDYPQQMGNGLKSCKQKHTSPLINTPLLEEEEVENLRIFSVEELKKATNEFKIERVVEGEDTYVQKFYKGYINETTSKLPVSVMEGLVYSQKSLEDWKISKEEAESLGQISHPNLVKLLGYCCEDNRSLLVFEYLQKESLEHHVYQKEEALPWGTRVKIATGIAQGVAFIHSIKNSPLHQELRMHNILLDEQYNAKLLYLDSKKQSWPEDWTFAGTIYKSPENMFADILGMETDVYIFGVILLELFTGSKEILIKLNRLRTSSFLFTELIDPRLGSDYPVNAATNMGTLVRICTVVDRKKRPLMQQVADVLNSVMCRGT, encoded by the exons ATGAAAACTACAAAATCTACAGATTACCCTCAACAAATGGGAAACGGTTTAAAATCTTGTAAACAAAAACATACTTCGCCTCTCATCAATACTCCTTTGTTGG AGGAAGAAGAAGTCGAGAATCTCAGAATCTTCAGTGTCGAGGAACTGAAGAAAGCAACAAATGAATTCAAAATAGAGAGGGTCGTAGAAGGGGAGGATACCTATGTTCAAAAATTCTACAAGGGTTACATCAATGAGACCACATCAAAACTTCCTGTTTCTGTCATGGAAGGTCTTGTATATAGTCAAAAGAGTCTAGAAGATTGGAAGATAAGCAAA GAAGAAGCTGAGTCTCTAGGACAGATTTCTCATCCCAACTTGGTCAAACTCTTGGGTTACTGTTGTGAAGATAACAGATCACTCTTGGTTTTCGAGTACTTGCAAAAAGAAAGTTTGGAGCATCACGTTTACCAAA AAGAGGAGGCACTACCGTGGGGAACACGAGTTAAGATAGCCACTGGAATAGCACAAGGTGTTGCATTTATCCACTCGATCAAGAACAGCCCATTACATCAAGAACTCAGAATGCATAACATTCTGCTTGACGAG CAATACAATGCAAAGTTGTTATACCTTGACTCAAAAAAGCAAAGTTGGCCAGAAGATTGGACATTTGCGGGAACTATCTACAAGTCTCCTGAAAATATGTTTGCAG ATATTTTGGGAATGGAGACCGATGTATACATATTTGGTGTAATCTTGCTTGAACTCTTTACTGGTTCAAAAGAGATACTAATAAAGCTGAACCGCTTAAGAACTTCATCGTTCTTGTTTACGGAATTAATTGACCCCAGACTTGGGAGTGACTATCCTGTGAATGCAGCCACAAATATGGGCACACTCGTCCGAATATGCACCGTGGTTGACCGGAAGAAACGACCGTTAATGCAACAAGTTGCGGATGTTCTTAATTCTGTAATGTGTAGAGGTACTTAA
- the LOC106319383 gene encoding WPP domain-interacting tail-anchored protein 1 — protein sequence MEIETEHHTTVSVDDNDSLVPQPSSSKGSLLEDISLTGQAINHHPELSTASQVLIKVELDFAFVSEKLVNLSLLTMQLGSREHDFESFASHNKEEEDDDLAEKALEFDLLSSFLNSEVKEVESLVGFLQNEIQNARVTMISPFQDDDGDLEGKFHDAEQSLDQLMDQVVEMKKQSNSFHKLSPGSDELGSWSGGGAAESQTDGEFGDLSAKIKMQTADQQRNVLRMLEKSLAKEMELEKKLSESRNSEYQLEIKLYSSEQDVLYMEEVIDDAYSRWLEAENASEVFKGMLKEMSGKLQILKFSLSGSFKRETNLKSELVDKESALHKLDSSNGRLGDFLMAQTEGLKESLREAEEKLILLSTENSTLSEKFSSLEEQLNDATDLNEDLKEKLARAEEAESECRKMEDELGSFRAKGYTPEKLESLEKHLRDLDHQLELAVAAVEASKEKQSLLYSTVSDMEDVIEDLKSKVSKAENRADYTEEKLITVSESNADLNEELKFCRGRLKEAERYLQQAEERKLQTAKDIAQHNKIMKKLVLQLASERERLHKQINNLSRENRVLMVKLKKVGKTGFTESENISPKSDQSSLPCYQESKLQATVTSLTDQEEEEETESASDIGSVRRLDAGGLGFKHILFAILVIFMSSMAYLMSQQNI from the exons ATGGAAATAGAAACGGAACATCATACAACAGTCTCTGTCGATGACAACGACAGCCTCGTACCACAGCCCAGCTCATCAAAGGGAAGCCTTTTAGAAGACATCTCCCTCACTGGCCAAGCTATCAATCATCATCCAGAGCTATCTACTGCAAGCCAAGTTCTGATCAAAGTAGAATTGGATTTTGCCTTCGTCTCCGAGAAGCTGGTGAATCTCAGTCTTCTCACTATGCAACTCGGCTCCAGGGAACACGACTTCGAGTCTTTTGCTTCTCACAACAAAGAAGAAGAAGATGATGATTTGGCTGAGAAGGCGTTGGAGTTCGATCTCTTGTCTTCGTTTCTCAACTCAGAGGTTAAAGAAGTCGAGTCCCTCGTTGGTTTTCTCCAGAACGAGATTCAAAACGCTCGTGTCACGATGATATCTCCGTTTCAAGATGATGATGGAGATTTGGAGGGGAAGTTTCATGACGCTGAGCAGTCTTTGGACCAGTTGATGGACCAAGTGGTGGAGATGAAGAAGCAATCTAATAGCTTTCACAAGTTATCTCCTGGTTCAGATGAACTTGGAAGCT GGTCTGGAGGGGGTGCTGCAGAATCACAAACCGATGGCGAGTTTGGTGATCTGAGCGCTAAGATCAAGATGCAAACAGCTGATCAGCAGAGAAACGTTTTGAGGATGCTTGAGAAGTCTTTAGCCAAGGAGATGGAGCTCGAGAAGAAGCTAAGCGAGTCTAGAAACTCCGAGTACCAGCTAGAGATTAAGCTCTATTCCTCCGAGCAGGATGTTCTCTACATGGAGGAAGTAATCGACGACGCGTATTCTCGGTGGCTCGAGGCGGAGAACGCCTCCGAAGTTTTCAAGGGGATGCTAAAGGAGATGTCTGGGAAGCTTCAGATTCTCAAGTTCAGTCTAAGCGGCTCTTTTAAAAGGGAAACCAACTTGAAGTCCGAGCTCGTTGATAAGGAGTCTGCTTTGCACAAGCTTGATAGCAGCAACGGGAGGCTCGGGGACTTTCTCATGGCGCAGACGGAAGGGTTGAAGGAGAGTTTGAGAGAAGCTGAGGAGAAACTGATTCTGTTGAGCACTGAGAATTCTACATTGAGTGAAAAATTTAGCTCTCTTGAGGAACAGCTCAATGACGCAACGGATCTCAACGAAGATCTGAAAGAGAAGTTAGCAAGGGCTGAGGAAGCAGAATCCGAATGCCGGAAGATGGAAGACGAGTTGGGGAGTTTCAGAGCGAAAGGCTACACTCCGGAGAAGTTGGAATCCCTTGAGAAACACTTGAGGGACTTGGATCATCAGCTGGAGCTTGCGGTTGCAGCCGTTGAAGCGAGCAAAGAGAAGCAGAGTTTGTTGTACTCTACTGTCTCTGACATGGAGGATGTGATCGAGGATCTGAAATCGAAAGTCTCCAAGGCTGAGAACAGGGCTGACTATACTGAAGAGAAGCTGATCACTGTGTCTGAGTCGAACGCAGATCTCAACGAAGAGCTGAAGTTCTGTAGAGGGAGATTGAAAGAAGCGGAGAGGTATTTACAGCAAGCTGAGGAAAGAAAGTTGCAAACCGCTAAAGATATCGCACAGCATAACAAGATCATGAAGAAACTGGTCTTGCAACTTGCTTCTGAACGAGAACGCCTTCATAAACAG ATAAATAACTTGTCAAGAGAGAACCGTGTGTTGATGGTGAAGTTGAAGAAGGTTGGAAAGACAGGTTTTACGGAGAGTGAAAACATTTCACCAAAGTCTGACCAGAGTTCTCTTCCTTGTTATCAAGAAAGTAAACTTCAAGCCACCGTCACTTCACTAACTGATCAAGAG GAGGAAGAAGAAACAGAGTCTGCTTCAGATATTGGAAGTGTAAGGAGATTAGATGCCGGAGGTCTTGGGTTCAAGCACATTCTCTTTGCAATCTTGGTCATCTTCATGTCTTCAATGGCTTACCTAATGTCGCAGCAAAACATCTAA
- the LOC106318346 gene encoding 1-deoxy-D-xylulose-5-phosphate synthase, chloroplastic isoform X1 yields MKICFSRVVDRIRPSKKTNGLFQSRYMFRPQCNSNVVLLLLRLPLLSIVRWDWHDDCVESLVCSLSKFIVWSDFNSRSLLLFMGSASIGYQSGISARFDRNLNLRWSDATLSSLPCKVDFSRKSFLSAATSTHNKECSNRARVCSLPNTDEKLETPILDSIETPSQLKNLTVKELKHLADEIRTELLSVLWKTRKSVKPSLAAIELTLALHYVFRAPVDKILWDAVEQTYAHKVLTRRWSSIPSRQNNGVSGVTSRLESEYDSFGTGHGCNSISAGLGLAVARDIKGKRDRVVAVIDSVTITAGQAYEAMSNAGYLDSNMIVILNDNRHSLHPNMADGSKASISALSSFMSKIQSSQIFRKFRELAKAMTKKIGKGMYEWAAKVDEYARGMVGPTGSTLFEELGLYYIGPVDGHNIEDLVCVLREVASLDSMGPVLVHVITEEKRDAETASIIVKDRRTYSDCFVEALVMEAEKDRDIVVVHAGIEMDPSLVTFQERFPERFFNVGLAEQHAVTFSAGLSSGGLKPFCIIPSAFLQRAYDQVVHDVDRQRKAVRFVITSAGLVGSDGPVQCGAFDIAFMSCLPNMIAMAPANEDELVNMVATAANVTDRPVCFRFPRGAIVNKNYLVPTGVPVEIGRGRVLLEGQKVALLGYGAMVQNCINAHSLLSKLGLNVTVADARFCKPLDIKLVRDLCQNHKFLITVEEGCVGGFGSHVAQFIALDGQLDGKIKWRPIVLPDGYIEEASPNEQLALAGLTGHHIAATALSLLGRTREALLLMS; encoded by the exons ATGAAAATTTGTTTTTCAAGGGTTGTAGATCGAATAAGGCCCAGCAAAAAAACTAATGGGCTTTTCCAAAGCCGATATATGTTCAGGCCTCAATGCAACTCAAATGTTGTTCTTCTTCTTCTTCGTCTTCCCCTTCTCAGCATTGTGCGTTGGGATTGGCATGATGATTGTGTAGAATCCCTTGTATGTTCTTTATCAAAATTTATCGTCTGGTCCGACTTCAATTCAAGAAGCTTGCTTCTCTTCATGGGTTCGGCTTCGATTGGTTATCAATCCGGAATCTCAGCTCGATTTGACAGGAATCTTAATCTGAGGTGGTCAGATGCTACCCTCTCCTCGCTTCCGTGTAAAGTTGATTTTTCCAGAAAGAGCTTCTTGTCAGCTGCAACCTCCACTCACAACAAG GAATGTTCAAATCGAGCTCGGGTATGTTCTTTGCCAAATACTGATGAGAAACTCGAGACGCCAATACTAGACAGCATTGAGACTCCATCGCAGTTGAAGAATTTGACTGTAAAG GAGTTGAAGCACTTAGCTGATGAGATCCGTACTGAGCTTCTCTCTGTACTGTGGAAGACCCGAAAGTCTGTGAAACCTAGCTTGGCTGCCATAGAGCTTACCCTTGCTCTGCATTATGTGTTCCGTGCCCCCGTTGACAAGATACTGTGGGATGCTGTTGAACAA ACATATGCACATAAAGTATTGACCAGACGTTGGTCTTCGATACCATCAAGACAAAACAATGGTGTTTCTGGTGTCACTTCTCGATTGGAGAGTGAATACGATTCTTTTGGGACCGGCCATGGCTGCAACAGTATTTCTGCTGGGCTCG GCTTAGCAGTCGCTCGTGATATAAAAGGGAAGAGGGACCGGGTTGTTGCTGTGATAGACAGTGTGACAATCACTGCAGGTCAAGCATATGAGGCGATGAGCAATGCTGGTTACTTGGACTCTAATATGATTGTTATCCTAAATGATAACCGTCACTCTCTGCATCCAAATATGGCGGATGGATCCAAGGCATCCATCAGTGCACTATCTAGCTTCATGAGCAAAATCCAATCTAGCCAAATTTTTCGGAAATTCAGAGAACTAGCCAAA GCTATGACAAAGAAAATCGGAAAGGGGATGTATGAATGGGCAGCCAAAGTGGATGAGTATGCACGTGGTATGGTGGGACCAACAGGATCAACCCTCTTTGAAGAACTTGGTTTGTACTACATTGGTCCCGTTGATGGACACAACATTGAAGATTTAGTTTGTGTTCTCCGAGAAGTAGCTTCTCTAGATTCCATGGGTCCTGTGTTGGTCCATGTGATCACAGAGGAAAAGCGAGATGCAGAAACCGCAAGCATCATAGTGAAAG ATAGACGCACTTACAGTGATTGCTTTGTTGAGGCTTTGGTGATGGAAGCCGAAAAGGATAGAGATATTGTAGTAGTCCACGCAGGAATAGAGATGGATCCATCGCTTGTTACGTTTCAGGAGAGGTTTCCAGAGAGGTTTTTCAATGTCGGTCTGGCTGAACAGCACGCTGTCACATTCTCTGCTGGTCTTTCTTCTGGAGGTCTCAAGCCCTTTTGCATTATTCCCTCTGCTTTTCTACAAAGAGCTTATGATCAG GTGGTGCATGATGTAGACAGGCAGAGAAAGGCGGTGAGATTTGTTATTACAAGCGCAGGGCTTGTTGGATCCGATGGTCCTGTGCAGTGTGGAGCTTTTGACATAGCTTTTATGTCATGCTTACCGAACATGATAGCCATGGCTCCAGCTAATGAGGATGAGCTTGTGAATATGGTTGCAACTGCAGCTAACGTCACTGACCGCCCGGTTTGTTTCCGGTTCCCCAGAGGCGCCATCGTCAACAAGAATTACCTCGTCCCCACAGGAGTACCAGTTGAA ATCGGAAGAGGAAGAGTTCTATTAGAAGGTCAAAAGGTGGCGTTGCTCGGGTATGGAGCCATGGTTCAGAACTGTATTAATGCTCACTCGCTTCTCTCCAAGCTCGGTTTGAACGTGACAGTAGCTGATGCAAGATTCTGCAAACCCCTTGACATTAAGCTCGTGCGTGATCTTTGTCAAAACCACAAGTTCCTTATTACTGTAGAAGAAGGCTGTGTTGGAGGGTTTGGATCCCATGTGGCTCAGTTCATAGCCCTTGATGGCCAGCTCGATGGGAAAATCAAG TGGAGACCGATTGTGTTACCGGATGGGTACATAGAAGAAGCGTCGCCTAACGAGCAGCTTGCGCTTGCGGGGCTAACGGGACATCACATAGCAGCAACAGCTCTGAGTCTATTGGGTCGAACTCGTGAAGCACTGCTCCTCATGAGCTAA
- the LOC106318346 gene encoding 1-deoxy-D-xylulose-5-phosphate synthase, chloroplastic isoform X2, whose protein sequence is MKICFSRVVDRIRPSKKTNGLFQSRYMFRPQCNSNVVLLLLRLPLLSIVRWDWHDDCVESLVCSLSKFIVWSDFNSRSLLLFMGSASIGYQSGISARFDRNLNLRWSDATLSSLPCKVDFSRKSFLSAATSTHNKECSNRARVCSLPNTDEKLETPILDSIETPSQLKNLTVKELKHLADEIRTELLSVLWKTRKSVKPSLAAIELTLALHYVFRAPVDKILWDAVEQTYAHKVLTRRWSSIPSRQNNGVSGVTSRLESEYDSFGTGHGCNSISAGLGLAVARDIKGKRDRVVAVIDSVTITAGQAYEAMSNAGYLDSNMIVILNDNRHSLHPNMADGSKASISALSSFMSKIQSSQIFRKFRELAKAMTKKIGKGMYEWAAKVDEYARGMVGPTGSTLFEELGLYYIGPVDGHNIEDLVCVLREVASLDSMGPVLVHVITEEKRDAETASIIVKDRRTYSDCFVEALVMEAEKDRDIVVVHAGIEMDPSLVTFQERFPERFFNVGLAEQHAVTFSAGLSSGGLKPFCIIPSAFLQRAYDQVVHDVDRQRKAVRFVITSAGLVGSDGPVQCGAFDIAFMSCLPNMIAMAPANEDELVNMVATAANVTDRPVCFRFPRGAIVNKNYLVPTGVPVENRSEEEEFY, encoded by the exons ATGAAAATTTGTTTTTCAAGGGTTGTAGATCGAATAAGGCCCAGCAAAAAAACTAATGGGCTTTTCCAAAGCCGATATATGTTCAGGCCTCAATGCAACTCAAATGTTGTTCTTCTTCTTCTTCGTCTTCCCCTTCTCAGCATTGTGCGTTGGGATTGGCATGATGATTGTGTAGAATCCCTTGTATGTTCTTTATCAAAATTTATCGTCTGGTCCGACTTCAATTCAAGAAGCTTGCTTCTCTTCATGGGTTCGGCTTCGATTGGTTATCAATCCGGAATCTCAGCTCGATTTGACAGGAATCTTAATCTGAGGTGGTCAGATGCTACCCTCTCCTCGCTTCCGTGTAAAGTTGATTTTTCCAGAAAGAGCTTCTTGTCAGCTGCAACCTCCACTCACAACAAG GAATGTTCAAATCGAGCTCGGGTATGTTCTTTGCCAAATACTGATGAGAAACTCGAGACGCCAATACTAGACAGCATTGAGACTCCATCGCAGTTGAAGAATTTGACTGTAAAG GAGTTGAAGCACTTAGCTGATGAGATCCGTACTGAGCTTCTCTCTGTACTGTGGAAGACCCGAAAGTCTGTGAAACCTAGCTTGGCTGCCATAGAGCTTACCCTTGCTCTGCATTATGTGTTCCGTGCCCCCGTTGACAAGATACTGTGGGATGCTGTTGAACAA ACATATGCACATAAAGTATTGACCAGACGTTGGTCTTCGATACCATCAAGACAAAACAATGGTGTTTCTGGTGTCACTTCTCGATTGGAGAGTGAATACGATTCTTTTGGGACCGGCCATGGCTGCAACAGTATTTCTGCTGGGCTCG GCTTAGCAGTCGCTCGTGATATAAAAGGGAAGAGGGACCGGGTTGTTGCTGTGATAGACAGTGTGACAATCACTGCAGGTCAAGCATATGAGGCGATGAGCAATGCTGGTTACTTGGACTCTAATATGATTGTTATCCTAAATGATAACCGTCACTCTCTGCATCCAAATATGGCGGATGGATCCAAGGCATCCATCAGTGCACTATCTAGCTTCATGAGCAAAATCCAATCTAGCCAAATTTTTCGGAAATTCAGAGAACTAGCCAAA GCTATGACAAAGAAAATCGGAAAGGGGATGTATGAATGGGCAGCCAAAGTGGATGAGTATGCACGTGGTATGGTGGGACCAACAGGATCAACCCTCTTTGAAGAACTTGGTTTGTACTACATTGGTCCCGTTGATGGACACAACATTGAAGATTTAGTTTGTGTTCTCCGAGAAGTAGCTTCTCTAGATTCCATGGGTCCTGTGTTGGTCCATGTGATCACAGAGGAAAAGCGAGATGCAGAAACCGCAAGCATCATAGTGAAAG ATAGACGCACTTACAGTGATTGCTTTGTTGAGGCTTTGGTGATGGAAGCCGAAAAGGATAGAGATATTGTAGTAGTCCACGCAGGAATAGAGATGGATCCATCGCTTGTTACGTTTCAGGAGAGGTTTCCAGAGAGGTTTTTCAATGTCGGTCTGGCTGAACAGCACGCTGTCACATTCTCTGCTGGTCTTTCTTCTGGAGGTCTCAAGCCCTTTTGCATTATTCCCTCTGCTTTTCTACAAAGAGCTTATGATCAG GTGGTGCATGATGTAGACAGGCAGAGAAAGGCGGTGAGATTTGTTATTACAAGCGCAGGGCTTGTTGGATCCGATGGTCCTGTGCAGTGTGGAGCTTTTGACATAGCTTTTATGTCATGCTTACCGAACATGATAGCCATGGCTCCAGCTAATGAGGATGAGCTTGTGAATATGGTTGCAACTGCAGCTAACGTCACTGACCGCCCGGTTTGTTTCCGGTTCCCCAGAGGCGCCATCGTCAACAAGAATTACCTCGTCCCCACAGGAGTACCAGTTGAA AATAGATCGGAAGAGGAAGAGTTCTATTAG